The Pseudomonas parafulva genome includes a window with the following:
- the maiA gene encoding maleylacetoacetate isomerase, with amino-acid sequence MELYTYYRSTSSYRVRIALALKGLSFRALPVNLLQGEHRQAGYLGINAQGRVPTLRTDDGEVLVQSPAIIEYLEEAYPLPALLPAGAAQRAKARGVAAIIGCDIHPLHNVSVLNRLREAGQDEVQINQWIGHWISQGLGAVEQVIGEGGYCLGDAPGLADVYLIPQLYAAERFGVDLGGYPRIRRVAALAQQHPAFMQAHPSRQPDTPK; translated from the coding sequence ATGGAGCTGTATACCTATTACCGTTCCACCTCGTCCTACCGAGTGCGGATTGCCTTGGCCCTCAAAGGGCTGAGCTTCAGGGCACTCCCCGTCAATCTGCTGCAAGGCGAGCATCGGCAAGCCGGTTATCTGGGTATCAATGCCCAGGGCCGGGTGCCCACTCTGCGTACCGACGATGGTGAGGTTCTGGTGCAATCTCCAGCCATCATCGAGTACCTGGAAGAGGCCTATCCGCTGCCCGCGCTGCTACCGGCAGGGGCGGCGCAGCGCGCCAAGGCGCGTGGGGTGGCGGCGATCATCGGCTGCGACATCCACCCCCTGCACAACGTCAGCGTGCTCAACCGCCTGCGTGAAGCGGGCCAGGATGAAGTGCAGATCAACCAATGGATCGGCCATTGGATAAGCCAGGGGCTGGGGGCTGTCGAGCAGGTGATCGGCGAGGGTGGCTACTGCCTGGGCGATGCGCCTGGCCTGGCGGATGTCTACCTGATACCGCAGCTCTATGCCGCCGAGCGATTCGGGGTCGACCTTGGGGGTTACCCGCGCATTCGCAGGGTGGCGGCGTTGGCGCAGCAGCATCCGGCGTTCATGCAGGCTCATCCTTCGCGTCAACCCGATACGCCTAAGTGA
- a CDS encoding SirB1 family protein, with protein sequence MKPRQACLACLEDTPAALLQAALWIAAEHDPSVDPDACQAVFQNMQHTISIHLPMIGVTELAQPLLRQLNALGFQQDEYLPLRPHAALMNHVLTRRRGQPLALAILALEFAQRLSIPLEGVAFPGHFLLRVPGADHLLDPCGGRRLYPNDCRELLVRQYGPGTALSAEHLRPASAMQMLQRLSRNLRQLHTSNDAPLAALIDAERVMQLGPAQVGDYLARANLYRQLDCPHAERFDLEHALLLTQDPVQRLVLSERLGQLPSINRLIH encoded by the coding sequence ATGAAGCCACGTCAAGCCTGCCTGGCCTGCCTTGAAGACACGCCTGCCGCCCTGCTGCAAGCTGCGCTGTGGATTGCCGCTGAGCATGATCCAAGCGTCGATCCTGATGCCTGCCAGGCCGTGTTCCAGAACATGCAGCACACCATCAGCATTCACCTGCCCATGATTGGCGTCACTGAACTTGCCCAGCCGCTCTTGCGCCAGCTCAACGCGCTGGGTTTCCAACAGGATGAATACCTGCCGCTGCGTCCTCACGCTGCCTTGATGAACCATGTGCTGACAAGGCGACGTGGCCAACCGCTGGCCTTGGCCATCCTGGCACTGGAGTTTGCGCAGCGTCTGTCCATTCCACTCGAAGGCGTCGCCTTCCCCGGGCATTTCCTGTTGCGCGTGCCGGGTGCCGACCATTTGCTCGACCCCTGCGGCGGTCGGCGTCTTTACCCCAATGATTGCCGGGAGCTGCTGGTCCGCCAGTACGGTCCGGGTACCGCCTTGAGCGCCGAGCACTTGCGCCCGGCCAGCGCCATGCAGATGCTGCAACGGCTGTCACGCAACCTGCGCCAGTTGCACACCAGCAATGATGCCCCACTCGCGGCGCTGATCGACGCCGAGCGCGTCATGCAACTGGGGCCCGCCCAGGTCGGCGACTACCTGGCCCGTGCCAACCTGTACAGGCAGCTCGATTGCCCGCATGCCGAGCGCTTCGACCTAGAGCATGCATTGCTGCTGACGCAAGACCCTGTCCAGCGGCTGGTTTTGAGCGAGCGGCTGGGTCAGTTGCCTTCGATCAATCGCTTGATTCACTGA
- a CDS encoding Glu/Leu/Phe/Val dehydrogenase family protein: MFALMQSTRTQSLHVFNDPQTGLEAVVVIHSERFGPAMGGCRYLAYTDHESAITDAVTLAQGMSYKAAMAGLPFGGGMAVMLRSPQVNDRAALFEAFGRCIDSLQGRLLIALDSGTSTLDMDCLAQGTPHVVSTTALGDPAPHAAMGVFAGLRATAHARLGSHNLEGLRVAIQGLGSVGYALAEHLHAAGADLLVSDLEPGRVRLAVEQFDAQPIAHDALPSTPCDIFAPCGIGPGLNGQSVMQLRCAAVAGAANNQLASLHVADQLEGRGILYAPDYVINAGALIYSALAHRGEKAEAITAHIARIPTRLTEVFGHAQAEKRSPARVAQALAERLLYD, encoded by the coding sequence ATGTTCGCACTGATGCAAAGCACCCGTACTCAGTCACTGCATGTGTTCAACGATCCGCAGACAGGCCTTGAGGCCGTCGTGGTCATTCACAGCGAGCGGTTCGGGCCCGCCATGGGCGGTTGTCGCTACCTGGCCTACACCGATCATGAGAGTGCGATCACCGACGCAGTCACCCTGGCCCAGGGCATGAGCTACAAGGCGGCAATGGCGGGCCTGCCTTTCGGGGGCGGCATGGCGGTCATGCTGCGCAGCCCGCAGGTGAACGACCGCGCTGCCTTGTTCGAAGCATTCGGCCGCTGTATCGATAGCTTGCAAGGGCGGCTACTCATCGCCCTGGACAGCGGCACCTCGACACTGGACATGGATTGCTTGGCGCAAGGCACCCCCCATGTTGTCAGCACGACAGCGCTGGGTGACCCTGCTCCACATGCGGCGATGGGGGTATTCGCGGGCCTGCGCGCCACCGCCCATGCGCGGCTGGGCAGCCACAACCTCGAAGGGCTGCGTGTCGCCATCCAGGGGTTGGGAAGTGTAGGGTACGCGCTGGCCGAACACCTGCACGCAGCAGGTGCAGACCTGCTGGTCAGCGACCTGGAGCCTGGCCGAGTGAGACTTGCAGTAGAGCAGTTCGACGCACAACCGATTGCCCACGATGCGCTCCCCAGTACACCGTGCGACATCTTCGCCCCCTGCGGCATAGGCCCGGGATTGAATGGGCAAAGCGTGATGCAGTTGAGGTGCGCGGCAGTGGCGGGTGCTGCAAACAACCAACTGGCATCGTTGCACGTTGCCGACCAGTTGGAAGGGCGGGGGATTCTGTATGCACCTGATTACGTGATCAACGCGGGTGCCCTGATCTACTCAGCGCTGGCCCATAGGGGCGAAAAAGCGGAGGCGATCACCGCCCACATTGCCCGTATACCCACCCGCCTGACCGAAGTGTTCGGCCATGCCCAGGCTGAAAAGCGTTCGCCTGCACGTGTGGCGCAGGCGCTGGCGGAACGTTTGTTGTACGACTGA
- a CDS encoding YebG family protein, with the protein MAVEVVYRSSRDPERLFMDKAEADRHDKMLELAERLAEVLHKAVPSLSEQQVEEAGIYMAKNRDVFARAFKSQPDALGELLEGDAAQ; encoded by the coding sequence ATGGCCGTCGAAGTGGTGTATCGCAGCAGCCGCGACCCGGAGCGCTTGTTCATGGATAAGGCCGAAGCAGACCGTCACGACAAGATGCTCGAACTGGCTGAGCGCCTGGCAGAAGTCCTGCACAAGGCTGTGCCATCGTTGAGCGAACAGCAGGTAGAAGAAGCCGGTATCTACATGGCCAAGAACCGCGATGTGTTCGCCAGGGCGTTCAAGAGCCAGCCCGACGCGCTGGGTGAACTGCTCGAGGGCGATGCTGCTCAATAG